A single region of the Selenomonas sp. oral taxon 920 genome encodes:
- the queA gene encoding tRNA preQ1(34) S-adenosylmethionine ribosyltransferase-isomerase QueA has translation MDISDFDYNLPEERIAQTPAEPRDSSRLMVLNPQECIIEHKRFFQLGDFLDKGDVLIFNDTRVIPARLIGARSQTGGKVEIFLLRQIDKDQWETLVKPGKKIRVGSIIQFGEELSCEIIAHTEFGGRIVRFMYDGVFEEILDRMGNMPLPPYIHESLADQERYQTIYSRVKGSAAAPTAGLHFTESLMDELRDKGVQFGFVTLHVGLGTFRPVHVDTIEEHVMHREFYSVPMETAELIHAAKKEGRRIVAVGTTSIRTLESAAVDMGTVETGDGWTDIFIYPGYEFKIVDAVITNFHLPKSTLIMLISAFAGREFTLAAYQTAVKEQYRFFSFGDAMFIQSRA, from the coding sequence ATGGATATTTCTGATTTCGATTACAATCTGCCAGAGGAGCGTATTGCCCAGACTCCCGCAGAGCCAAGGGACAGTTCTCGTCTTATGGTGCTAAACCCCCAAGAGTGTATAATCGAGCATAAACGCTTCTTTCAGCTCGGAGATTTCCTAGACAAGGGCGACGTCCTGATCTTTAATGATACGCGTGTCATCCCTGCACGCCTCATTGGTGCACGCAGTCAGACAGGGGGGAAGGTTGAGATATTTCTTCTTCGCCAGATTGATAAAGATCAATGGGAAACTCTCGTTAAACCAGGAAAAAAGATTCGTGTTGGTTCTATTATTCAGTTTGGTGAAGAATTATCCTGTGAGATTATCGCGCATACAGAGTTCGGCGGACGCATTGTGCGGTTTATGTATGATGGTGTCTTTGAGGAAATTCTGGATCGCATGGGAAATATGCCTCTGCCGCCGTATATTCATGAGTCGCTCGCGGATCAGGAGCGCTACCAGACAATATACAGCCGCGTAAAAGGCTCAGCTGCAGCCCCAACGGCAGGGCTTCACTTTACAGAATCACTGATGGATGAGCTTCGGGATAAAGGCGTTCAATTTGGCTTTGTTACGCTTCATGTTGGTCTTGGAACGTTTCGACCGGTTCATGTCGATACCATTGAGGAACATGTTATGCACCGGGAATTCTATTCTGTTCCAATGGAGACAGCAGAACTCATCCATGCGGCGAAGAAGGAAGGGCGGCGGATTGTTGCCGTTGGGACAACGTCGATTCGCACACTTGAATCCGCAGCCGTGGATATGGGGACTGTTGAAACAGGTGATGGATGGACGGATATCTTTATCTATCCTGGATATGAATTCAAAATTGTAGATGCTGTGATTACGAACTTTCATTTGCCAAAGTCTACCTTGATCATGTTGATCAGTGCCTTTGCCGGGCGGGAGTTTACACTTGCGGCATATCAGACTGCTGTCAAAGAACAATATCGTTTCTTTTCCTTTGGCGACGCTATGTTCATTCAATCAAGAGCATAA
- a CDS encoding SGNH/GDSL hydrolase family protein: MKYYFFFTGIIFLAVLGCIFLIEKMDFLNLKQIDIIAEVHETGGISTLTWERLPYPCYYRIDTYIKTTGTISGESVYEYIKTEFSTTPTCKISSAPIPFYYRITAYGMFGAVTSPSTPISTPYFMAKSPISIYHYTEEHPASLMPFLIWHSIPDAVLYEIELLSEPPAQEGGTAPSPTNHLTSTRNIFTNGWQADLRAYASYEKIYWRVRALGLKNEPIGEFSIAEPLYLDKSAEYPNRPIPNTYDQVLNFRQPLYPVYQWIPLNGVTRYEVELLTELPAEEHGTQPDPNRAWAQKITATNSIYDEYARPYAGTYYWRVRGLDTEDNTIGTWSDLASFTVDATDKNRVYAAALGDSITHGGGAISSSPAFLEYSYTTYLPFECINLGRSGDTSHTTLERFDQDVLPLHPANLLILTGSNSLRANGITAQDIIQDLEELQKKCLAHGIRPIFLTLLPLNPERITLAFHSETDLSWKWKMTAVNTWIRSQEFYVDMEPYFYDSQRLILDPRLSTDGLHPDINGKRMMAEIISEHCNLFRELP; the protein is encoded by the coding sequence ATGAAGTATTACTTTTTTTTCACGGGTATCATTTTTCTTGCTGTCCTCGGGTGCATTTTCCTCATTGAGAAAATGGACTTTCTAAACTTAAAGCAAATCGACATCATCGCCGAAGTTCACGAAACGGGCGGTATCTCGACACTGACGTGGGAGCGCCTCCCCTATCCCTGCTATTATCGAATCGATACATATATCAAGACAACCGGCACAATCTCCGGTGAGTCCGTCTACGAATACATAAAGACAGAATTCAGCACCACGCCAACCTGCAAGATCTCCTCCGCACCGATTCCATTTTATTATCGCATTACTGCTTATGGAATGTTCGGTGCTGTAACATCACCATCGACGCCCATTTCCACACCATATTTTATGGCAAAATCCCCCATTTCCATCTATCATTATACGGAAGAACATCCCGCCAGCCTCATGCCATTCCTCATATGGCACAGTATCCCAGATGCCGTTCTCTATGAGATTGAACTCCTCTCCGAACCACCGGCACAGGAGGGTGGGACAGCCCCGTCCCCGACGAACCATTTAACAAGTACGCGTAATATTTTTACGAATGGGTGGCAGGCGGATCTTCGTGCCTATGCATCCTATGAAAAGATCTATTGGAGAGTGCGCGCTCTTGGTCTAAAAAACGAACCGATTGGAGAATTTTCGATCGCAGAACCTCTGTATCTGGATAAATCCGCAGAGTACCCAAATCGACCGATCCCCAATACATATGATCAAGTGCTAAATTTCCGTCAACCGCTCTATCCTGTATATCAATGGATTCCGCTCAACGGAGTAACACGTTATGAGGTCGAATTGCTGACAGAACTTCCCGCAGAGGAACATGGAACGCAACCAGATCCAAACCGTGCATGGGCACAAAAAATCACCGCCACCAACTCCATTTACGACGAGTATGCACGCCCCTATGCCGGTACATATTACTGGCGTGTGCGTGGTCTGGACACCGAGGACAACACAATTGGTACATGGTCGGATCTCGCCTCATTCACCGTTGATGCCACGGACAAGAATCGCGTCTATGCGGCGGCACTCGGGGACAGCATTACACACGGAGGCGGAGCCATATCGAGTTCACCTGCATTCCTCGAATACAGCTATACAACCTATCTCCCATTTGAATGTATCAATCTTGGGCGAAGCGGCGATACCTCTCATACAACATTGGAGCGCTTCGACCAAGATGTGCTTCCACTCCATCCGGCAAACCTTCTGATTTTAACCGGTTCGAACAGTCTGCGAGCGAACGGCATAACTGCACAGGATATCATCCAAGATTTGGAAGAATTGCAAAAGAAATGTCTTGCACATGGCATCCGTCCGATTTTCCTGACGCTCCTTCCGCTCAACCCGGAACGCATTACACTGGCCTTCCATTCAGAGACAGATCTCTCATGGAAATGGAAAATGACCGCCGTCAATACATGGATTCGATCACAGGAATTCTATGTGGACATGGAGCCATATTTCTACGATTCACAAAGACTCATCCTTGATCCTCGTCTTTCTACGGACGGACTGCACCCAGACATTAATGGGAAGCGCATGATGGCGGAAATCATCAGTGAACATTGCAATCTGTTCCGTGAACTGCCGTAG
- the cobO gene encoding cob(I)yrinic acid a,c-diamide adenosyltransferase — protein sequence MENKGLVIVHTGDGKGKTTAALGMALRAWGNHLRVLILQFIKGSWSYGELEGIKALASENGRIEIRQGGLGFSQRGDGEEAEHQHAAVELLALAYDELQRDEWDMVILDEFNYAYSFGFFQLEDLEKLLSARSERTHLIFTGRNAAPELIDRADLVTEMRLIKHPFQKGIKAQKGIEF from the coding sequence ATGGAAAACAAAGGCCTTGTCATTGTTCACACAGGTGACGGAAAGGGGAAGACGACGGCAGCTCTTGGAATGGCTCTGCGCGCATGGGGCAATCATCTACGTGTTCTCATCCTGCAATTCATCAAGGGGAGTTGGAGCTACGGAGAATTGGAAGGCATCAAAGCTCTTGCCTCTGAAAACGGTCGGATTGAAATTCGTCAAGGAGGACTTGGCTTTTCCCAGAGAGGGGATGGGGAAGAGGCAGAACATCAACATGCCGCAGTCGAACTTCTCGCTCTTGCATACGATGAACTTCAGCGTGATGAATGGGACATGGTCATTCTTGATGAGTTCAACTATGCTTATTCGTTTGGTTTTTTTCAACTGGAGGATCTAGAGAAGTTGCTCTCTGCGCGCTCTGAGCGAACACATCTGATTTTCACAGGGCGAAATGCTGCACCAGAACTTATCGATCGAGCGGATCTTGTCACCGAAATGCGCCTGATCAAGCACCCTTTTCAGAAGGGAATAAAGGCGCAGAAGGGAATCGAATTTTAA